A genomic window from Camelina sativa cultivar DH55 chromosome 2, Cs, whole genome shotgun sequence includes:
- the LOC104730545 gene encoding casein kinase II subunit beta-2-like isoform X2 translates to MGKQMHNSPSPLLSKTNISDDISEESEVSGSDKEDSSWISWFCNLRGNKFLCEVDEDYILDDYNLCGLSHQVPYYDYALDLILDVEESSSRGEIITEEQNELIESAAEMLYGMIHARYILTGNGLNSMFKKYNKYDFGRCPKLYCRGQPCLPVGLSDIPRASTVKIYCPKCEDVYYPPSKYQANIDGAYFGTTFSHLFMMTYEFKRPEKVMQSYVPRVFGFKLHKP, encoded by the exons ATGGGGAAGCAGATGCATAATTCTCCTTCCCCTCTTCTCTCCAAGACTAACATTTCCGACG ATATATCAGAGGAATCAGAGGTCAGTGGTTCTGACAAAGAAGACAGCTCATGGATTTCTTGGTTCTGTAACCTTCGTGGGAACAAATTCTTATGTGAAGTCGATGAAGATTACATCCTAGATGACTACAACTTGTGTGGACTCAGCCATCAAGTTCCTTACTACGACTATGCTCTCGATTTGATTCTCGATGTAGAAGAATCTTCTTCTCGTG GTGAGATCATTACAGAAGAACAGAACGAGTTGATCGAGTCTGCAGCCGAGATGTTATATGGAATGATTCATGCTCGTTACATATTGACAGGCAACGGACTCAATTCtatgtttaaaaaatacaacaagTATGATTTTGGAAGATGCCCAAAACTTTATTGTCGTGGCCAACCTTGTTTACCTGTTGGCCTATCCGATATCCCTCGAGCAAGTACCGTGAAAATATATTGTCCTAAATGTGAAGATGTGTATTACCCGCCATCAAAATACCAAGCAA ATATTGATGGAGCTTACTTTGGGACAACATTTTCACATCTGTTTATGATGACTTACGAATTTAAGAGGCCAGAAAAGGTAATGCAAAGCTATGTTCCAAGAGTGTTTGGGTTCAAGTTACACAAGCCGTGA
- the LOC104730545 gene encoding casein kinase II subunit beta-2-like isoform X3, whose amino-acid sequence MGKQMHNSPSPLLSKTNISDEESEVSGSDKEDSSWISWFCNLRGNKFLCEVDEDYILDDYNLCGLSHQVPYYDYALDLILDVEESSSRGEIITEEQNELIESAAEMLYGMIHARYILTGNGLNSMFKKYNKYDFGRCPKLYCRGQPCLPVGLSDIPRASTVKIYCPKCEDVYYPPSKYQANIDGAYFGTTFSHLFMMTYEFKRPEKVMQSYVPRVFGFKLHKP is encoded by the exons ATGGGGAAGCAGATGCATAATTCTCCTTCCCCTCTTCTCTCCAAGACTAACATTTCCGACG AGGAATCAGAGGTCAGTGGTTCTGACAAAGAAGACAGCTCATGGATTTCTTGGTTCTGTAACCTTCGTGGGAACAAATTCTTATGTGAAGTCGATGAAGATTACATCCTAGATGACTACAACTTGTGTGGACTCAGCCATCAAGTTCCTTACTACGACTATGCTCTCGATTTGATTCTCGATGTAGAAGAATCTTCTTCTCGTG GTGAGATCATTACAGAAGAACAGAACGAGTTGATCGAGTCTGCAGCCGAGATGTTATATGGAATGATTCATGCTCGTTACATATTGACAGGCAACGGACTCAATTCtatgtttaaaaaatacaacaagTATGATTTTGGAAGATGCCCAAAACTTTATTGTCGTGGCCAACCTTGTTTACCTGTTGGCCTATCCGATATCCCTCGAGCAAGTACCGTGAAAATATATTGTCCTAAATGTGAAGATGTGTATTACCCGCCATCAAAATACCAAGCAA ATATTGATGGAGCTTACTTTGGGACAACATTTTCACATCTGTTTATGATGACTTACGAATTTAAGAGGCCAGAAAAGGTAATGCAAAGCTATGTTCCAAGAGTGTTTGGGTTCAAGTTACACAAGCCGTGA
- the LOC104730545 gene encoding casein kinase II subunit beta-2-like isoform X1 encodes MGKQMHNSPSPLLSKTNISDGSKSFLPVDISEESEVSGSDKEDSSWISWFCNLRGNKFLCEVDEDYILDDYNLCGLSHQVPYYDYALDLILDVEESSSRGEIITEEQNELIESAAEMLYGMIHARYILTGNGLNSMFKKYNKYDFGRCPKLYCRGQPCLPVGLSDIPRASTVKIYCPKCEDVYYPPSKYQANIDGAYFGTTFSHLFMMTYEFKRPEKVMQSYVPRVFGFKLHKP; translated from the exons ATGGGGAAGCAGATGCATAATTCTCCTTCCCCTCTTCTCTCCAAGACTAACATTTCCGACG GCAGCAAATCTTTCTTACCTGTAGATATATCAGAGGAATCAGAGGTCAGTGGTTCTGACAAAGAAGACAGCTCATGGATTTCTTGGTTCTGTAACCTTCGTGGGAACAAATTCTTATGTGAAGTCGATGAAGATTACATCCTAGATGACTACAACTTGTGTGGACTCAGCCATCAAGTTCCTTACTACGACTATGCTCTCGATTTGATTCTCGATGTAGAAGAATCTTCTTCTCGTG GTGAGATCATTACAGAAGAACAGAACGAGTTGATCGAGTCTGCAGCCGAGATGTTATATGGAATGATTCATGCTCGTTACATATTGACAGGCAACGGACTCAATTCtatgtttaaaaaatacaacaagTATGATTTTGGAAGATGCCCAAAACTTTATTGTCGTGGCCAACCTTGTTTACCTGTTGGCCTATCCGATATCCCTCGAGCAAGTACCGTGAAAATATATTGTCCTAAATGTGAAGATGTGTATTACCCGCCATCAAAATACCAAGCAA ATATTGATGGAGCTTACTTTGGGACAACATTTTCACATCTGTTTATGATGACTTACGAATTTAAGAGGCCAGAAAAGGTAATGCAAAGCTATGTTCCAAGAGTGTTTGGGTTCAAGTTACACAAGCCGTGA